A stretch of Chiloscyllium punctatum isolate Juve2018m chromosome 6, sChiPun1.3, whole genome shotgun sequence DNA encodes these proteins:
- the LOC140478625 gene encoding EEF1A lysine methyltransferase 3-like: protein MSESKIASVLKKPMTEVFTEADNFKYKLFYPVCGFLLEIALKPIVNTEFGTMVWNAGLGLCQYFEEQKMDFSHKKVIELGAGTGILSILTVLLGGDVTITDNPQLLQQIELNVSANIPSSMKSRVQIRALSWGLDQSQFPSDYDYILGGDIVYNRSSLPLILKTLQHLCNESTVIYFASTMSISRELITSSYRTLFQYFDSDLVCRYENVDVNLYRMTKKKETIREK from the exons ATGTCAGAAAGCAAGATAGCCTCGGTGTTGAAGAAGCCAATGACCGAAGTTTTCACAGAAGCGGACAATTTCAAGTATAAGCTTTTCTACCCCGTATGCGGTTTCCTTTTAGAAATTGCTTTGAAGCCGATAGTTAACACAGAGTTTGGAACTATGGTCTGGAATGCT GGTCTTGGTTTGTGTCAATACTTTGAGGAACAGAAGATGGATTTCTCGCACAAGAAAGTGATTGAACTGGGAGCGGGCACTGGGATTTTGAGCATTTTAACAGTCCTTCTCG GTGGAGATGTCACTATAACAGACAATCCGCAGCTCCTGCAGCAAATCGAACTGAACGTCTCCGCCAATATCCCGTCTTCTATGAAATCTCGCGTCCAAATCCGTGCCCTCTCCTGGGGGCTGGACCAATCACAGTTTCCATCCGACTACGACTACATCTTGGGTGGGGATATCGTGTACAACCGTTCAAGTCTTCCTTTAATTCTCAAGACGCTCCAACATCTCTGCAATGAATCGACGGTCATTTATTTCGCCTCCACAATGTCCATCAGCCGTGAATTGATCACCTCCAGCTACCGGACTCTATTTCAgtattttgattctgatctcgTTTGCAGATATGAAAACGTGGACGTTAACTTGTACAGGATGACTAAAAAAAA GGAAACTATCAGAGAGAAATAA